One window of Streptomyces sp. SUK 48 genomic DNA carries:
- a CDS encoding response regulator has translation MAGASGRVLVVDDNKVIRQLIRVNLELEGLEVVTAADGAECLDVVHQVRPDLVTLDVVMPRLDGLRTAARLRADPRTTHLPLAIISACTQYEIETGLDVGVDAFLSKPFEPAELVRLVKQLLQGRAGRGGVGGGEGGGEGGGGGDGGGDDDDDGLADGVAGGVSIG, from the coding sequence GTGGCGGGCGCGTCGGGCCGGGTGCTTGTTGTCGACGACAACAAGGTCATCCGGCAGCTGATCAGGGTCAATCTCGAGCTGGAAGGGCTCGAGGTCGTGACCGCGGCCGATGGTGCCGAGTGTCTGGACGTGGTGCACCAAGTGCGGCCCGATCTCGTGACGCTCGACGTCGTCATGCCGCGGCTGGACGGGCTGCGCACCGCCGCCCGGCTCCGTGCCGACCCCCGTACGACCCATCTGCCCCTCGCCATCATCAGCGCCTGCACCCAGTACGAGATCGAGACCGGTCTCGATGTCGGTGTCGACGCCTTCCTCTCCAAGCCCTTCGAACCCGCCGAACTCGTGCGCCTCGTCAAGCAGCTGCTCCAGGGCCGCGCCGGGCGTGGGGGAGTGGGCGGTGGAGAAGGAGGGGGAGAGGGAGGGGGCGGAGGGGACGGCGGTGGTGATGACGATGATGACGGGCTCGCGGACGGGGTGGCCGGTGGAGTCTCCATCGGGTGA
- a CDS encoding IS701 family transposase produces the protein MDRIAGRFARVEPRRRIRHLVLGVLADLPRKNCWTIAEWAGEATPDAMQHLLSRAKWDADAVRDDLRVYVVEHLHDEQAVLVVDEAGDVKKGSHTVGVQRQYTGTAGRIENSQVAVYLAYAGQRGHAALDRELYLPRSWTDQPDRCQAAGLNPDTAFATKPELAVRMITHFLDSGHYAPWVAGDEVYGGNPALRAALEERATGYVLAVARTHEVTTGAGKFRADTLVNKLPKRAWQKLSAGAGAEGHRFYDWAHIDLPSTASGHRHLLIRRNRTTGELAYYRCYSPQPVPLAALVRVAGSRWRVEETFQSGKGLAGLDEHQLRRYTSWSRWVTLAMLAHAFLAVVRADEHRLRPGPDDLIPLTCNEIQRLFIALVAGPVHEAGHWLHWSHWRRRHQARSQLSHYKRQAAAQA, from the coding sequence ATGGACCGCATCGCAGGCAGGTTCGCCCGGGTCGAACCCCGTCGCCGAATACGGCACCTGGTGCTGGGAGTGCTCGCGGACCTGCCGCGGAAGAACTGCTGGACCATCGCCGAATGGGCCGGGGAGGCGACCCCCGACGCCATGCAGCACCTGCTGAGCCGTGCCAAGTGGGACGCCGATGCTGTGCGTGACGACCTGCGCGTCTACGTGGTCGAGCACCTGCACGACGAACAGGCAGTACTCGTGGTCGACGAGGCCGGCGACGTGAAAAAGGGCAGCCACACCGTCGGCGTCCAGCGCCAGTACACCGGTACCGCGGGCCGGATCGAGAACTCCCAGGTCGCCGTCTACCTCGCCTACGCAGGCCAGCGCGGACACGCCGCACTGGACCGCGAGCTGTACCTCCCGCGCTCGTGGACCGACCAGCCCGACCGCTGCCAGGCGGCCGGGCTCAACCCGGACACCGCGTTCGCCACCAAGCCCGAACTGGCCGTCCGCATGATCACCCACTTCCTGGACTCCGGCCACTACGCCCCCTGGGTGGCCGGAGACGAGGTCTACGGCGGCAACCCCGCACTGCGCGCCGCCCTGGAGGAGCGCGCCACCGGATACGTCCTCGCGGTGGCCCGCACCCACGAGGTCACCACCGGGGCCGGGAAATTCCGCGCGGACACCTTGGTCAACAAGCTCCCCAAGCGCGCCTGGCAGAAGCTGTCCGCCGGAGCCGGAGCCGAGGGGCACCGCTTCTACGACTGGGCCCACATCGACTTGCCCAGCACCGCATCCGGCCACCGCCACCTGCTGATCCGCCGCAACCGCACCACTGGCGAACTCGCCTACTACCGTTGCTACTCACCCCAACCGGTACCCCTGGCAGCCCTGGTGCGGGTCGCGGGATCCAGATGGAGGGTCGAAGAGACGTTCCAGTCCGGAAAGGGCCTGGCCGGCCTGGACGAGCACCAGCTCCGCCGCTATACGTCCTGGTCCCGCTGGGTCACCCTCGCCATGCTCGCCCATGCCTTCTTGGCCGTCGTCCGCGCCGACGAGCACCGACTCCGCCCCGGGCCTGACGACCTGATACCGCTGACGTGCAACGAAATTCAGCGACTCTTCATAGCTCTCGTCGCCGGACCCGTCCACGAGGCCGGCCACTGGCTTCACTGGTCCCACTGGAGGCGTCGTCATCAAGCCCGTTCCCAGCTCAGCCACTACAAACGCCAAGCGGCGGCCCAAGCATGA
- a CDS encoding type I restriction endonuclease subunit R, producing the protein MREAQARRYDPVAVSAESTVVAEYVPDASGAAAYQSEAALEREMIRLLESQAYEYLPITSEVQLVANLRVQLEALNHVSFSDSEWESFFSTRIAGQNEGIVEKTVRVQEDHVQILKRDDGSTKNINLIDKKNVHNNRLQVINQYEVDRGEGGTSFANRYDVTVLVNGLPMVHIELKRRGVDIREAFNQINRYQRDSFWAGSGLFEYVQLFVISNGTLTKYYSNSTRSKHLKDNQKAAGAGKGKKSSNSFEFTSWWADAQNKPIAELTAFVKTFFAKHSLLNVLTKYCVLTADRDLLVMRPYQIVATERILRKIECSTNRRTLGTVEAGGYVWHTTGSGKTLTSFKAAQLASKLPDVAKVLFVVDRKDLDYQTMREYDRFEKGAANSNASTAILKKQLEDPNASIIITTIQKLSTFIKANRGHEVFSGHSVIIFDECHRSQFGDMHTDITRAFKRYNLFGFTGTPIFPVNSSSGGNPLLKTTEQAFGDKLHTYTIIDAITDRNVLPFRIDYINTVKVGNPDDKQVSAIDRERALLDVRRLREITTYILAQFDQKTKRQTSYEHAVVANVVESTRTRRQVEALCEKKRVRGFNALLATASIEAAQRYYLQFKHQQEALTSDQRLKVGIIFSYGANEATDDGILDDEAFDTDALSGDARTFLEDAIRDYNAMFGTSYDTSADKFQNYYRDLSQRMKNREIDLVIVVNMFLTGFDATTLNTLFVDKNLKMHGLIQAYSRTNRILNSVKRHGNIVVFRDLEQETNAALELFGNKDAKGIVIVPSYSEYYSEYVEKVTELLQTFPLGAPIIGEQAQKAFINLFGAVLRLHNILTEFDDFAGQDLLTERQHQDYRSVYLNLYAEFRAETATEKERINEDVVFEIELVKQVEINVDYILMLVEKMRAERGDGEDKEIRAQISRAVDASPSLRSKRDLVEEFVNSLSVHGPVDEQWQAYVEAKRDAELSAIIEEQKLKPEQTRAFITTAFQDGQIRTTGTEITKILRPVSRFSRDGGHSDKKKRVIETLTRFFERFFGLGAGGNDYQ; encoded by the coding sequence ATGAGGGAAGCGCAGGCACGTAGGTACGATCCGGTCGCCGTCTCGGCTGAAAGTACCGTCGTTGCTGAGTACGTCCCCGATGCCTCTGGAGCCGCGGCATACCAATCGGAGGCGGCACTTGAACGGGAGATGATCCGCCTGCTGGAATCGCAGGCATATGAGTACCTTCCAATCACATCGGAGGTGCAGCTTGTCGCTAACCTGCGGGTCCAGCTTGAGGCGCTGAACCACGTGTCGTTCTCGGATTCCGAGTGGGAGTCGTTCTTCTCTACTAGGATTGCCGGACAGAACGAGGGCATAGTCGAGAAAACGGTGCGGGTCCAGGAAGACCACGTTCAGATTCTCAAGCGTGACGATGGTTCGACGAAAAACATCAATCTCATCGACAAGAAGAACGTCCACAACAATCGTCTGCAGGTCATCAACCAATACGAGGTTGACCGAGGCGAGGGCGGTACGAGCTTCGCGAACCGGTACGACGTGACGGTGCTAGTCAACGGTCTACCGATGGTGCATATCGAGCTCAAGCGCCGTGGGGTGGACATCCGTGAGGCGTTCAACCAGATCAACCGGTACCAGCGCGATAGCTTCTGGGCAGGCTCTGGGTTGTTCGAGTATGTGCAGTTGTTCGTGATCAGCAACGGCACGCTGACGAAGTACTATTCCAACAGCACCCGCTCGAAGCACCTCAAGGACAACCAGAAGGCTGCCGGCGCGGGTAAGGGCAAGAAGTCAAGCAACTCGTTCGAGTTCACGTCGTGGTGGGCGGACGCGCAGAACAAGCCGATCGCGGAGCTGACCGCGTTCGTCAAGACGTTTTTCGCCAAGCACTCACTGTTGAACGTGCTGACGAAATACTGCGTGCTGACAGCCGACCGTGACCTGCTGGTGATGCGGCCGTACCAGATCGTGGCGACGGAGCGGATCTTGCGGAAGATCGAGTGCTCGACGAACCGCAGGACGCTCGGCACCGTCGAGGCGGGCGGGTACGTCTGGCATACGACCGGGTCGGGCAAGACGCTGACGTCGTTCAAGGCTGCGCAGCTGGCATCGAAGCTACCCGATGTCGCGAAGGTGTTGTTCGTCGTCGACCGCAAGGACCTCGACTACCAGACGATGCGCGAGTACGACCGCTTCGAGAAAGGCGCCGCCAACTCGAACGCGTCCACGGCGATCTTGAAGAAGCAGCTGGAGGATCCGAACGCAAGCATCATCATCACGACGATCCAGAAGCTGTCGACGTTCATCAAGGCGAACCGAGGACACGAGGTGTTCTCGGGTCACTCTGTGATCATCTTCGACGAGTGTCACCGGTCGCAGTTCGGCGACATGCACACCGACATCACGCGAGCCTTCAAGCGGTACAACCTGTTCGGATTCACCGGTACCCCGATCTTCCCGGTCAACTCCTCGAGCGGCGGTAACCCGCTGCTGAAGACCACTGAGCAGGCTTTCGGCGACAAGCTGCACACGTACACGATCATAGACGCGATCACGGACAGGAATGTCCTGCCGTTCCGAATCGACTACATCAACACGGTCAAGGTCGGCAACCCAGACGATAAGCAGGTCTCGGCGATCGATCGGGAGCGCGCCCTGTTGGATGTGCGCCGACTCCGCGAGATCACGACGTACATCCTGGCCCAATTCGATCAAAAGACGAAGCGGCAGACGAGCTATGAGCACGCGGTTGTCGCAAATGTTGTGGAATCGACCCGGACGAGGCGTCAGGTAGAGGCGCTTTGTGAGAAGAAGCGAGTCCGCGGCTTCAACGCCCTGCTCGCCACCGCCTCAATCGAGGCAGCGCAGCGCTATTACTTGCAGTTCAAGCATCAGCAGGAGGCGCTCACCTCGGATCAGCGGCTGAAGGTGGGCATCATCTTCTCCTACGGCGCGAACGAGGCCACCGATGACGGGATTCTTGACGACGAGGCGTTCGACACCGACGCCCTGAGCGGAGACGCGCGCACGTTCCTGGAAGATGCGATCCGGGACTACAACGCGATGTTCGGCACCAGCTACGACACCAGCGCCGACAAGTTCCAGAACTATTACAGGGACCTGTCGCAGCGAATGAAGAACCGCGAGATCGACTTGGTCATCGTGGTGAATATGTTCCTCACCGGCTTCGACGCGACCACGCTGAACACACTGTTCGTCGACAAGAACCTAAAGATGCATGGTTTGATCCAGGCATACTCGCGCACCAATCGGATCCTCAATTCAGTCAAACGCCACGGGAATATCGTCGTCTTCCGTGACCTTGAACAGGAGACGAACGCGGCGCTCGAGCTGTTCGGGAACAAGGACGCCAAGGGCATCGTCATCGTGCCGTCCTACAGCGAGTACTACAGCGAGTACGTAGAGAAGGTCACCGAGCTGCTACAGACCTTCCCGCTTGGCGCCCCTATCATCGGGGAGCAGGCCCAGAAGGCGTTCATCAACCTTTTCGGTGCCGTACTGCGGCTGCACAACATTCTGACCGAGTTTGACGACTTCGCCGGCCAGGACCTGTTGACAGAACGCCAGCACCAGGACTACCGCAGTGTCTACCTCAACTTGTACGCCGAGTTCCGTGCAGAGACCGCCACGGAGAAGGAGCGCATAAACGAGGATGTCGTCTTCGAGATCGAACTGGTCAAGCAGGTCGAGATCAACGTCGACTACATTTTGATGCTCGTTGAGAAGATGCGGGCCGAGCGCGGGGACGGTGAGGACAAGGAGATTCGCGCCCAGATCTCGCGTGCGGTCGACGCTAGCCCGAGCCTGCGGAGCAAGCGCGACCTAGTTGAAGAGTTCGTGAACTCGCTGTCTGTACACGGCCCTGTCGATGAACAGTGGCAGGCGTACGTGGAGGCGAAGCGAGATGCTGAACTCTCGGCGATCATCGAAGAGCAAAAACTCAAGCCCGAGCAGACCCGGGCGTTCATCACGACCGCGTTCCAGGACGGGCAGATCCGTACGACTGGTACGGAGATTACGAAGATCCTTCGCCCCGTCTCTCGTTTCAGTCGCGATGGCGGCCACAGCGACAAGAAGAAGCGCGTGATCGAAACATTGACACGGTTCTTCGAGCGGTTCTTTGGGCTGGGTGCTGGAGGAAACGACTACCAGTAA
- a CDS encoding restriction endonuclease subunit S, with product MSRIDEMLQELCPDGVATMALGGLLDYEQPGKYLVSSTDYQNDHETPVLTAGQTFILGYTNEVDGIYPASTEHPVLIFDDFTTAFRWVDFPFKAKSSAMKMLTTRSNAPALLRYVYFAMQCIRYEPQDHARHWIGKYSHFHIPVPPLEVQREIVRVLDHFSQLEVELEAELEARHHQYQYYRDKLVSEAIGAEYLRLGDVGSFVRGRRFTKDDVVDSGIPSIHYGEIYTEYGTFTNEAVRQVRAELRDQLRYAQPGSVVFAGVGETVADVGKAVAWLGNEPVATHDDTFVFTSPLNPKYVAYAVQTKEFHRQKERHVSRAKVKRLSAAGLADIKIPVPNLTVQERIVETLGNFDALVNDSNFGLPAEISLRRKQYEHYRDRLLTFKEAAA from the coding sequence GTGAGTCGTATCGATGAAATGCTTCAGGAGCTGTGCCCGGACGGGGTCGCCACGATGGCTCTTGGGGGGCTGCTCGACTACGAGCAGCCAGGAAAGTACCTGGTCTCCTCGACTGACTATCAAAATGACCACGAGACGCCGGTACTGACGGCAGGTCAGACGTTCATTCTTGGATACACAAACGAAGTGGACGGCATCTATCCAGCTTCCACTGAGCATCCGGTCCTGATCTTTGACGACTTCACGACAGCGTTCCGGTGGGTTGACTTCCCATTTAAAGCGAAGTCGTCGGCGATGAAGATGCTGACCACTAGATCCAATGCTCCCGCACTCCTTCGCTATGTCTACTTTGCGATGCAGTGCATTAGATACGAGCCTCAAGACCACGCCCGGCACTGGATTGGAAAGTACTCCCATTTCCATATCCCCGTGCCGCCTCTCGAGGTTCAGCGGGAGATCGTGAGAGTGCTGGATCATTTCAGTCAGCTGGAGGTTGAACTGGAGGCGGAGCTGGAGGCGCGCCACCACCAGTATCAGTACTACCGAGACAAGCTGGTGAGCGAGGCTATCGGGGCGGAGTATCTTCGCCTCGGTGACGTTGGTTCCTTTGTACGTGGACGTCGTTTCACCAAGGACGATGTGGTCGATTCTGGAATTCCAAGTATTCACTACGGTGAGATTTATACCGAATACGGAACCTTCACTAACGAGGCCGTTAGGCAGGTCCGTGCAGAGCTTCGCGATCAACTCCGATATGCGCAGCCTGGAAGCGTAGTATTCGCCGGTGTTGGCGAGACGGTTGCAGACGTGGGTAAAGCTGTTGCATGGCTAGGAAACGAGCCAGTGGCGACGCACGACGATACATTTGTTTTCACCTCCCCACTGAACCCTAAGTATGTTGCTTATGCGGTGCAGACAAAGGAGTTTCATCGCCAAAAGGAACGCCATGTGTCGCGGGCCAAGGTGAAGAGGCTCTCAGCGGCTGGGCTCGCCGATATCAAGATCCCAGTCCCGAATCTGACTGTTCAGGAGAGGATCGTCGAGACGCTCGGAAATTTTGATGCTCTCGTCAATGACAGCAATTTCGGGCTACCCGCTGAGATCTCATTGCGCCGCAAGCAGTATGAGCACTACCGCGATCGGCTGTTGACGTTCAAGGAGGCCGCGGCATGA
- a CDS encoding type I restriction-modification system subunit M, translating to MAPTTKEGQRAELHKTIWRIANDLRGSVDGWDFKSYVLGMLFYRFISENLTAYINRGEHEAGDESFDYKVLPDAQAEFAREEVVAEKGFYILPSELFANVRERAARDENLNETLARVFKNIEGSALGTDSEDALKGLFDDLDVNSNKLGGTVAKRNQKLVKLLDAIGDLPLGRFENNSIDLFGDAYEYLMQMYAANAGKSGGEYYTPQEVSELLARITVVGKKQVNKVYDPAVGSGSLLLKFDKVLGKNNVRRGFYGQEINLTTYNLARINMFLHDVNYSDFNLAHGDTLIDPAHWDDEPFEAIVSNPPYSIKWEGDANPLLINDERFAPAGVLAPKSKADLAFTMHMLSWLAVNGTAAIVEFPGVLYRGGAEKKIRKYLIDNNYVDAVIQLPADLFFGTTIATCILVLKRSKKTSDVLFIDASAEYKRVGTKNMLLKEHQARILNAFTTREPEDHFATLVGIEDIATNDYNIAVSSYVESEDIRTEVDIVKLNVEIARIVARQAELRTSINAIVSDLEAGGNAPV from the coding sequence ATGGCACCGACCACCAAAGAAGGCCAGCGGGCAGAGCTGCACAAGACGATCTGGCGTATCGCGAACGACCTGCGCGGCAGTGTCGACGGCTGGGACTTCAAGAGCTACGTGCTTGGCATGCTCTTCTACCGCTTCATCTCCGAGAATCTGACGGCATACATCAACCGCGGCGAACATGAAGCTGGAGATGAGTCGTTCGACTACAAGGTGCTTCCCGACGCGCAGGCCGAGTTCGCTCGTGAGGAGGTCGTGGCAGAGAAGGGCTTCTACATTCTTCCGTCGGAACTGTTCGCCAACGTCCGCGAGCGTGCCGCGCGGGACGAGAACCTCAACGAAACGCTCGCTCGGGTCTTCAAGAACATCGAGGGCTCGGCGCTGGGAACCGACAGCGAGGACGCTCTAAAGGGACTGTTTGACGATCTTGACGTCAACAGCAACAAGCTCGGAGGAACGGTCGCCAAGCGCAACCAGAAACTCGTGAAGCTGCTTGACGCCATCGGCGATCTGCCGCTGGGGCGGTTTGAGAACAACTCGATCGACCTGTTCGGCGATGCCTACGAATACCTGATGCAGATGTACGCGGCCAACGCGGGCAAGTCCGGTGGCGAGTACTACACGCCGCAGGAGGTCTCTGAACTGCTGGCGCGCATCACAGTCGTCGGCAAGAAGCAGGTTAACAAGGTCTACGACCCGGCGGTCGGGTCGGGCTCGCTGCTGCTGAAATTCGACAAGGTACTCGGCAAGAACAATGTTCGCCGGGGTTTCTACGGTCAGGAGATCAATCTGACCACGTACAACCTTGCCCGGATCAATATGTTCCTACACGACGTGAACTACTCCGACTTCAACCTCGCGCACGGCGACACTCTCATCGACCCGGCGCACTGGGACGATGAACCGTTCGAGGCGATCGTCTCCAACCCGCCCTACTCGATCAAGTGGGAAGGTGACGCGAACCCGCTACTGATCAACGATGAACGGTTTGCGCCGGCGGGCGTGCTGGCGCCGAAGTCGAAGGCCGACCTGGCCTTCACGATGCACATGCTCAGCTGGCTCGCCGTCAACGGCACGGCCGCAATCGTAGAGTTCCCTGGGGTGCTATACCGCGGGGGTGCGGAAAAAAAGATCCGGAAGTACCTGATCGACAACAACTACGTCGACGCGGTCATCCAGTTGCCTGCCGACCTGTTCTTCGGAACCACGATCGCCACGTGCATCCTCGTGCTGAAGAGGTCAAAAAAAACCAGCGATGTACTCTTTATCGACGCTTCAGCCGAGTACAAGCGTGTCGGAACCAAGAACATGCTGCTCAAGGAGCACCAGGCGAGGATCCTTAATGCATTCACCACGCGTGAGCCGGAAGATCACTTCGCTACGCTTGTCGGAATCGAGGACATCGCGACGAACGACTACAACATCGCTGTGTCCTCTTATGTAGAGTCAGAGGACATTCGCACGGAGGTCGACATCGTCAAGTTGAACGTCGAGATCGCCCGCATCGTGGCGCGGCAGGCGGAGCTGCGCACGTCGATCAACGCGATCGTTTCCGATCTGGAAGCGGGGGGAAATGCGCCTGTCTAA
- the nrtL gene encoding ArgS-related anticodon-binding protein NrtL, with protein MTPVELSRTVLHAVRRAVDEGQLSVAVPERVVVSEPGAGGCGEYATNVALQLARAAGKPPLAVAEILRPRLVAADGVEDVVVTGPGFLNFRLDRRADPLQDLVREIRAQGQRYGHGDALAGQVLALRVPYEVRAEVVADAVVRIVATQGGRATVEHQGGRVTVEHQGGRATAEHQAGQATVEHQGSRATVEHQGGRATVEHQGGRRPTAAHAEPIDLRPVPAPEDPAPLGPDAARWALLHPAPRDRPRITADHLVQRESNPLFRVRYAHARVRSLSRNAARLGFTAEPGPLDTAKARTAVTPAPDTVNARAAVTPAPDTANARTPVTPALHTPLADYPRILTAAATHRAPDRLARHLVTVADAVLPFLTCVLPIGEEKPSAAHRARLALAEAAGTVLAGGLSLLGIDAPEHL; from the coding sequence GTGACCCCCGTCGAGCTCTCCCGCACCGTGCTGCACGCGGTGCGTCGTGCTGTTGACGAGGGGCAGCTCAGCGTCGCCGTGCCCGAGCGGGTCGTGGTGAGTGAGCCGGGGGCCGGCGGATGCGGGGAGTACGCGACCAACGTCGCGCTCCAGCTCGCCCGCGCCGCCGGCAAGCCGCCGCTCGCGGTCGCCGAGATCCTGCGGCCCCGGCTCGTCGCGGCCGACGGCGTCGAGGACGTCGTCGTCACCGGCCCCGGATTCCTCAACTTCCGGCTGGATCGGCGGGCCGATCCGCTCCAGGACCTCGTCCGGGAGATCCGCGCCCAGGGGCAGCGGTACGGCCACGGGGACGCCCTCGCCGGGCAGGTGCTCGCGCTGCGGGTGCCGTACGAGGTGCGGGCCGAGGTCGTCGCCGACGCCGTCGTAAGGATCGTCGCCACCCAGGGCGGCCGGGCCACCGTCGAGCACCAAGGCGGCCGGGTCACCGTCGAGCACCAGGGCGGGCGCGCCACCGCGGAGCACCAAGCCGGACAGGCCACCGTGGAGCACCAGGGCAGTCGCGCCACCGTGGAGCACCAGGGCGGCCGGGCCACCGTCGAGCACCAAGGCGGCCGGCGACCCACCGCAGCGCACGCCGAGCCCATCGATCTGCGCCCCGTTCCCGCTCCCGAGGACCCCGCGCCGCTCGGGCCCGACGCCGCCCGGTGGGCGCTGCTCCATCCCGCCCCGCGCGACCGCCCCCGCATCACCGCCGACCATCTCGTCCAGCGCGAGAGCAATCCGCTGTTCCGGGTCCGGTACGCCCACGCCCGCGTCCGCTCCCTCAGCCGTAACGCCGCCCGCCTGGGCTTCACCGCCGAGCCGGGCCCCCTGGACACCGCCAAGGCCCGCACCGCGGTCACCCCGGCCCCGGACACCGTCAACGCCCGCGCCGCGGTCACCCCCGCCCCGGACACCGCCAACGCCCGCACCCCGGTCACCCCCGCCCTGCACACCCCCCTCGCCGACTACCCCCGCATCCTCACCGCGGCCGCCACCCACCGTGCCCCGGACCGGCTGGCCCGGCATCTCGTCACCGTCGCGGATGCCGTGCTGCCCTTTCTGACCTGTGTGCTTCCGATCGGCGAGGAGAAACCCTCGGCCGCCCACCGGGCCCGGCTCGCGCTTGCCGAAGCGGCCGGGACGGTGCTGGCCGGCGGCCTGTCCCTGCTCGGCATCGACGCACCCGAACATCTCTGA
- a CDS encoding type II toxin-antitoxin system PemK/MazF family toxin yields MVNPGSALRGEVWGCVLPNPIGAHPVVVLTVNRIAEPLSAVTVAVVTGTSGPAATHVPIGPECGVTKYDESYVNCTDLHTVDKSRLRKRLGLLDPAEMKHLEDRVRVILGLS; encoded by the coding sequence ATGGTGAACCCCGGCTCTGCATTGCGTGGCGAGGTCTGGGGATGTGTTCTACCAAACCCTATTGGCGCACATCCCGTAGTCGTTCTCACGGTCAATCGCATTGCCGAGCCCCTGTCAGCAGTGACGGTTGCCGTAGTCACGGGAACGTCTGGACCGGCCGCTACTCACGTGCCCATTGGTCCTGAATGCGGCGTCACCAAGTACGACGAGTCCTACGTCAACTGCACCGACCTGCACACAGTCGACAAGTCCAGGCTCCGGAAGCGTCTCGGACTGCTAGATCCGGCCGAGATGAAGCACCTTGAAGACCGCGTCCGCGTGATCCTAGGACTGTCCTAG